In one window of Pseudoalteromonas sp. GCY DNA:
- a CDS encoding ABC transporter ATP-binding protein gives MLVMNNIGKVYQTDMVQTHALRDFNLQVNEGEFIAVTGPSGSGKTTFLNIAGMLEGYSSGQYMLDGIDVGKLNDNQRADLRNQKIGFIFQGFNLIPDLNLYENVEVPLRYRGIKAAERKRRIENCLEQVGLAGRAKHLPQQLSGGQQQRVAIARALAGEPRFLLADEPTGNLDSLMARQVMELLEQINRDGATIVMVTHDPELARRTPRNIQIVDGQVADFTLYQGKGAASQALKSQVGA, from the coding sequence ATGTTAGTTATGAATAATATCGGCAAAGTATACCAAACTGATATGGTGCAAACACACGCACTCAGAGATTTTAACCTGCAAGTAAATGAAGGAGAGTTTATCGCGGTAACTGGCCCTTCAGGCTCAGGTAAAACGACTTTCTTAAATATTGCAGGGATGCTAGAGGGGTACTCTAGTGGCCAATATATGCTAGATGGAATTGATGTTGGTAAGCTTAACGACAACCAAAGAGCTGATCTGCGAAACCAAAAAATCGGTTTTATTTTTCAGGGCTTTAACCTTATCCCAGATTTAAACTTGTACGAAAATGTTGAAGTGCCACTACGCTATCGTGGTATCAAAGCGGCTGAGCGCAAGCGCAGAATTGAAAACTGTCTAGAGCAAGTTGGCCTTGCTGGCCGTGCAAAACATTTGCCACAACAGTTGTCCGGTGGACAGCAGCAACGTGTGGCTATTGCAAGAGCACTTGCTGGTGAGCCACGCTTTTTACTCGCCGATGAGCCAACGGGTAATTTAGACAGTTTAATGGCGCGTCAGGTAATGGAGTTACTAGAACAAATTAACCGTGACGGCGCAACGATAGTTATGGTTACCCATGATCCGGAACTCGCAAGGCGTACACCAAGAAATATCCAAATTGTAGACGGACAGGTTGCGGATTTTACTTTGTATCAAGGTAAAGGTGCGGCTTCACAAGCGTTGAAATCTCAGGTAGGAGCGTAA